The Megalops cyprinoides isolate fMegCyp1 chromosome 11, fMegCyp1.pri, whole genome shotgun sequence genomic sequence GAGTGTGCTAGCTACCAGTTTTCATCTGAGAACGAGCTGGAGCTCCCAGAATCTGAGTCCGCATCAGTCAACCCGTCAAAGTCCCAGTCAGCGCTGGACCCGCTGTCGTCATCCTCCTCCGCAAAGAAGTTCTGTCCTGAGCCCAGCCGCGAGGGGTACATACGGGCGGAGAGGCTGATGTAACCGAAGGAGGACCCCAGCATGGTCGCCACATTCTTCCAGCAATCCCGGGTGGGGTCGTACTCGTGGACAATGACCCTGTTTTTGTTCCGGTGAGCTAAGGACACGGTCAGAAGCAGCAGCTTGTTGCTGTGCCGCACCACTTGGTAGTTGAGCGCGTTGCTGTCGACGGGAATGTCCCCGATCCTCCTCCACTCCCCCCGCGCCGGGCTGTACACTTTCACCACCGGGATATCGCAGAGGCAGAAGATTTGGTCCTGGAAGACGCATGCCTTGTGGAGCTTGCCGTGCTTCAGGGAGGCACTGTGGAGCCAGCGGTTCTTGTGTGGCTCGTAACAAAGCATTCTCCGCTTGTTGACCACGTAGAGGCGGTCATTCACGGTCGCGATCTGCATCTTGCCCAGAGAGTGTGGCAGGGGAGCCACGAGCGTCCACTGGTTCCTCTGAATACTGTAACACTCCACCTCCTTCAATCTGGTGTCTGTGACAGGGTCACGCCCTCCCAGAATGTAGAGGTGCCCGTTGAGGTAGCCAATGTCTGAGTGTACTCTTCCCACTAACCTCTCTGCCAGCTCTTGCCAAGTGTTCAGCAAGGGACTGTACACCCAGAAATGCTTTGAAAGGTGCGAGGCCAAATAAAGGTCATTTTCCGACGatatgcacacagaaaaggTCTCCATAATGGACCTTTTAAAACCCACGTTACTCAGGTTGATCAACGGGGACGCCATGGATCGGACATCTTCTGTGAACGGGTCGTAGCACATGAAAGGCTCATTGGGTCTTCCGAAGAAAAGGATCATCTCTTTGGCACTCCTGCCAATTCTGTACGCTGGCACCTCTGCGCTAGCAGGCGCTGCGCTGCTAGCTCTGCCACCGCCAAGCGCCTCCAGAAACTCCTGCAGGTGGCCCTTGATTAATGGCTTTGACTTCAGCGCATCAAGGTAaactttgtctttctctgtgaagAGGTGCCAGCGCACACACCTCAGTACCTCTGTGGCCTCCTCCGCCTTCTCAGGCTTGTTGGCCTCGATCCACTGGACCGCTGCGGAGCACACTTTACTCTCACAGTCAACATCCAAGGTGTCCAATGACAGGATTTCTTTGATTTGGGACAAGTCTAATTCGCATAGCTCCCTCCCTTTCTTGCACAACTGCAAAAAGTTCCTGGCGATAAACCCCTGAGCCTCACTTTTTAAAACTTGATTGTCAAATGTGTCTGCAAACTTCAATATTGCCGCACAGTTTGAGACGTCCAGTCTTCTGGTCATGAAGTTAGAGCACGCTTGCCTGACGTATTCCAGCTGCAGCATGTTAGCTGCAGCGTAAAGCCTTTGCACGTTGCCCTCCGTGATTTGCACCTTGCCAGTGTAGCAGTAGTCAATGATCAGTGACATGGAATCTGCGTCCACGTCGTGTATCCTCACTTTCTGTTGCTTGCTTTCGTATAGTCCTCCAGTGAACATGCTTTTGAAGTAGGGACTGGCCGCGGCCAGGATGTTGCGGTTGCACGGAAAGAGTTTTCCACTTGCGCCCGAACCAAACTTGCAGCTTTTACCCGGCACTGCATCCTGGTGGTGAGACGAAAAGTCCGGATCTACTTCGATTGTCACGTCCACAAGCAGTCTGGAGTCGTAAAAGAACTTCAGTTCTTTCAGTAAACTCTGCGCGTGATTTACATCCTCTAACTCTTCAGGACCGCTGAAACAGCTTAGGACTGAAGCCATTTTCGAACAATCCGTCGGCGATGAATATATGATCTGCGACAGATTAGTAGCCCTTGCTCTTGAACTgggtttatttaaatttaaattaaattttaattcaaCAGTGACTGACACAGATAAAACCCGAATTCACTCACCAGCTAGTTAACCGTGCTAACAACTAAGCCAgtaagccagctagctaacgctATGGTCTATCAACGtaaacagcagtgctgctctGGCAAACTGTTTTACAGCTGCGGCAAATATGAACCATATTTCATGAATGACAGTGCCATTGGTCTCAATACTACCTTCTgcacaaactgaatttttttgaaaactacCCTGACAGCCATTATATTCACCTCCCTTAGCGGAATCGACTCTCCGTCCGGCTTAATCACATCTTTCAGACACATCGCTGGCGACGTAAAATCACTCAATCTAACATGCTATCGCCAAACTGGCCGTAGAGCGCTGCGATTGgctgttcttgttttttcctGCCATGTGTTAGGTTGACGAACTCAACAACCCACCTGCTTTGTGAAGACAACGGAGCCGCTTGTCAGCCAGTTACAGTATGGAATCGAGACAGTAGACAGCTTTGTATTTTACAAACGTTTTTTTGCCAACGTAACAAAAATGGTATCGGTCATCTCCAGATGTCGGAATTCGTGTTGCCTTGCTAATCTTAAAACAAAGATCTGCAAGCTCTGATGTGGATATATTTTTGGATGGGtatattgctttattatttttgatgaaCCCTATGCAAGCAggcaaaaaataacatttcatcaCGCTATGTCATAATCGGAAATTAAAATACTGAGAACATGACAAGTAGCCAATTCATCATtccattattttacacaattaCATTCGGAAAACACAGCTTTGATACAGGTGTCACTCTACCCCctgaaagcaaaataataaaaattctgTATTGTAAGCTCCTCATTTTCGAATGAGATTTTGAACAGATTTTCTGAGGGATTAAGGTCAAACACAAGCCATAATAAGGCTGTCTTTCAGATGGCCTCAATAAGGGAGCAATTGCAGCAATAACAAATGTCTGTCACCAGCTAGATGTACAGTTGATGATTGTAGGCTGATTATCATTAATCTTTGGtgaatattattttgtataCATTTCCTCTTAAGTAATCTAACATAGTACAGCAATACGATGGTCAGTTTGTTGCTGTAgattgtcattttgaaaatcatCAACAATGCACTTCCTCATCAGTTATTGGTGTATTATTTTGAAAGGAATATGCTCTATAAATATTTAAGCATGTATTAAGAAATCAAAATACAAcgaaatacatttaattaaaagcagTTCAGTGTTTCCCAACAAAGATTACAATTACAATCCAATGCCAACTAACTGCAACtatcaaaactgattttttttttttaaagttacagGACAAAGCTTTGGAAGGAGGTTTTGCAGACATAATTTGTGTATGCAGACAAACCTATGTCCGTGTTATTTTATTCTGGTATTTCATAGTTACTCGAAGACGAACCCTCTCAGCACAATATGCAGCCTTCGGTCTGAAGGATTCAGTAATTAAGTGTATCTGCGGTTGAGTTCATTGATTCTGCGCAGGCCTTCTCGGTTGTCAATGGTCTTGTGCACAGTGATGATAAAGGGAAAGGCAGAGGGCAGCTCCACCCTGTTGCTCAGCTTCTGGTGACCCCAGTGCAGACAGCGTAGGTGGTCAGCCAGGTCTTTTCTCCCGGCACGTTCCAGAGCATCCCGAAGCAACTTGGTCTTATTCAGCTTGTCCCATGACCTCTCATACCTGAACAGACAGAGGGCAATTATGTCATCATGTCCAGCTACATACAGTTTTACCTGCACCAATGCACAGATGCTCTTGTGGTTATTTTAAGACATCATTtctcatttagaaaaaaaaaggtgatgtCAGTGACACTGGGTGTGGTTTACAGTATCAGTTGGAATATGCCCATTACAAGTCTATCTGTCATACACAGAATGTTTTCATGATTAGAGTCCAAGTGAGGACACCTATATCTTTCCAAAACAGTCATTACAATATTTGGTCTGAAAACACCCttcagtgaaaatgtatttaactgGTAACACTAATGGCCTGATCACATTACAGtattttgcttatttgcttaacagacatCCTCATCCATCGCAGCTCCCATTTTTGTAAGTTACCCATTTATAGAGCTCCATGGATTTAATAAACTTATTCAGGTTAGCTACTTCACAGAGCCCCACCTTTATATCTGAACCTACAAACTTCTGGTTATGTACCCAGTTCCTTAAACACCAACACCACAACAGAAAGTTACACATTCTGATCTAAAGGTAATTTTTTGCAATCGCCACTCATTGTGcaacaataatttaaataaccaaataaaacaaatggaagaaGGAAAACAGCCTTGTTTGGATGATGTACACCAGTAGTGCACGGTCAGCTACCAGCATTCCAGCATGTTCCTGGCCTGGACCTTCTTCTCTGGTGCTGCAGTGTGGAATTGCCTGAGTTCAGCCCGGGTGAAGCCCAGCTCATAGGCAACAACTGGCCACTCAAAACCCAGCTGCTTGGACAGATCCTGGACAGTTTTCAGATTAATAACAGCATCCTACCACAGATATAGGGGACAGTTTAAGGACAGGGGAATCAGACTAAAATTGCCATCAACTCTGCGATGAGAGGTAGATATAAGCACGGTGAAAGAGATAATTTCATAATGCTCAATTTTCTGGCTCTGTCAATTCAGTACAATAAGGTACACCTACCTCTTGAGCT encodes the following:
- the wu:fc50b12 gene encoding uncharacterized protein wu:fc50b12, whose translation is MPNRAQEDAVINLKTVQDLSKQLGFEWPVVAYELGFTRAELRQFHTAAPEKKVQARNMLECWYERSWDKLNKTKLLRDALERAGRKDLADHLRCLHWGHQKLSNRVELPSAFPFIITVHKTIDNREGLRRINELNRRYT
- the kbtbd7 gene encoding kelch repeat and BTB domain-containing protein 7, producing the protein MASVLSCFSGPEELEDVNHAQSLLKELKFFYDSRLLVDVTIEVDPDFSSHHQDAVPGKSCKFGSGASGKLFPCNRNILAAASPYFKSMFTGGLYESKQQKVRIHDVDADSMSLIIDYCYTGKVQITEGNVQRLYAAANMLQLEYVRQACSNFMTRRLDVSNCAAILKFADTFDNQVLKSEAQGFIARNFLQLCKKGRELCELDLSQIKEILSLDTLDVDCESKVCSAAVQWIEANKPEKAEEATEVLRCVRWHLFTEKDKVYLDALKSKPLIKGHLQEFLEALGGGRASSAAPASAEVPAYRIGRSAKEMILFFGRPNEPFMCYDPFTEDVRSMASPLINLSNVGFKRSIMETFSVCISSENDLYLASHLSKHFWVYSPLLNTWQELAERLVGRVHSDIGYLNGHLYILGGRDPVTDTRLKEVECYSIQRNQWTLVAPLPHSLGKMQIATVNDRLYVVNKRRMLCYEPHKNRWLHSASLKHGKLHKACVFQDQIFCLCDIPVVKVYSPARGEWRRIGDIPVDSNALNYQVVRHSNKLLLLTVSLAHRNKNRVIVHEYDPTRDCWKNVATMLGSSFGYISLSARMYPSRLGSGQNFFAEEDDDSGSSADWDFDGLTDADSDSGSSSSFSDENW